DNA from Salinispora arenicola:
GAACTCTTGTCTCGTCAGCCGCATCGTCGCAGATCATCGGCCGGCCGGGAAAACCGATACCGTACGCTTGTCCGGTGTCGAAGCAACAGCCGCCACGGCCCGAGCCGCTCGACCCGCCGATGGTGCCGTTCGCCCTCGCCGGCATGGCCGGCTGGGCGCTCGCCGGGCTCGTGCTGCTGTTCTTCCGCGACCAGCTGGTCGAGAGCGGCCGCGAGAGCTGGCTCTGGATCTGCCTGGCCGGATTTCTGTGGGGTCTCCCCGGTCTCGCCG
Protein-coding regions in this window:
- a CDS encoding DUF2530 domain-containing protein — encoded protein: MSKQQPPRPEPLDPPMVPFALAGMAGWALAGLVLLFFRDQLVESGRESWLWICLAGFLWGLPGLAVMMRHDANRRRRRAGQ